Proteins from a genomic interval of Shewanella seohaensis:
- a CDS encoding AAA family ATPase has protein sequence MIVLVGGEKGGSGKSCLAQNIAVFLTTECGASVIMVDCDPQRTTSDWIQARNNNPKLASINCVQLYGKIRNDLLSLEQHYDFVLVDCGGQDNLALRATMSVASHILMPLRPKRRDLKTVSHMDDIVATCKMINPKLHASFVITQCPNLPNQANRILEAKEVCKTYDINVLDAITYSRNIYDDSEESGLSVMEIEPNGKAANEIRAIACEMFQVDCAASLTALLRPSTPMAASRSAINQPQPNHLRGQYGTQRPQEKRYAI, from the coding sequence ATGATAGTGTTAGTCGGCGGCGAAAAAGGCGGCAGCGGTAAGAGTTGCCTCGCACAAAATATCGCAGTATTTCTCACCACTGAATGTGGTGCCTCTGTCATCATGGTGGATTGCGATCCACAACGCACCACATCCGATTGGATCCAAGCCAGAAACAACAATCCAAAACTTGCTAGCATCAACTGTGTGCAACTTTACGGCAAAATCCGTAATGACTTGCTGAGTTTAGAGCAGCACTATGACTTCGTTCTCGTAGATTGTGGTGGACAGGATAACCTCGCATTAAGGGCGACCATGTCGGTGGCTTCGCATATTTTGATGCCACTGCGACCAAAACGCCGCGACTTAAAAACCGTGAGCCATATGGATGATATCGTCGCCACTTGTAAGATGATTAACCCCAAATTACATGCCTCTTTTGTTATCACTCAATGCCCTAACCTGCCGAATCAAGCGAACCGTATTTTAGAGGCCAAAGAAGTCTGTAAAACATACGATATCAATGTGTTAGATGCGATCACCTACAGCCGTAACATCTATGATGATAGCGAAGAATCGGGATTATCCGTGATGGAGATTGAGCCCAACGGCAAGGCTGCCAACGAAATCCGCGCCATTGCCTGCGAAATGTTCCAGGTTGACTGCGCCGCCTCATTAACGGCATTACTCAGGCCAAGCACGCCAATGGCCGCATCACGCAGTGCTATCAATCAACCTCAGCCAAATCACCTGAGAGGACAATATGGGACTCAGCGACCTCAAGAAAAACGCTATGCCATCTAG
- a CDS encoding CopG family transcriptional regulator: MGLSDLKKNAMPSRGRAALSLDEFIDAATLYAMGETRLPSTGSAVAVDLVKEAQVEVTLDSSNVVTLHRPQTATRLLDASIEEERPHYRKATFSLSEAAISHLAKLSEESDISKSKLIRFLIEQHYALPTALRQMREQQIKNLSIAPSPTLFR, translated from the coding sequence ATGGGACTCAGCGACCTCAAGAAAAACGCTATGCCATCTAGGGGGCGCGCAGCCCTCTCCCTCGATGAGTTTATTGATGCCGCAACCCTTTATGCTATGGGAGAGACCCGCCTTCCGAGCACGGGCTCTGCCGTTGCGGTCGATTTAGTCAAAGAAGCCCAAGTCGAAGTCACGCTGGATTCTTCCAATGTGGTGACGTTACATCGACCACAAACGGCAACCAGACTGCTCGATGCGAGTATTGAAGAGGAGCGCCCACATTACCGAAAAGCGACGTTTTCCCTCAGTGAAGCGGCGATCAGCCATTTAGCCAAGCTCTCTGAAGAAAGTGACATATCCAAATCGAAATTGATCCGTTTTTTGATTGAACAACATTATGCCTTGCCCACCGCCTTGCGGCAGATGCGCGAGCAGCAAATAAAAAATCTTAGTATCGCGCCATCTCCCACCCTTTTTCGGTGA